Proteins encoded in a region of the Paramagnetospirillum magneticum AMB-1 genome:
- the mce gene encoding methylmalonyl-CoA epimerase, with translation MIGKLNHVAIAVPDLAAATALYRDTLGAKVSAPVPQPAHGVTVVFVELPNTKVELLHPMGEKSPIAGFLEKNPSGGIHHICYEVEDILAARDKLKATGARVLGDGEPKIGAHDKPVLFLHPKDFNGTLVELEQA, from the coding sequence ATGATCGGTAAGTTGAACCATGTCGCCATCGCCGTGCCCGATCTGGCCGCCGCCACCGCGCTTTATCGCGACACGCTGGGGGCCAAGGTCTCCGCTCCGGTGCCGCAGCCGGCCCATGGCGTGACGGTGGTGTTCGTGGAACTGCCCAACACCAAGGTGGAGCTGCTCCATCCCATGGGCGAGAAGTCCCCCATCGCCGGCTTCCTGGAAAAGAATCCTTCCGGCGGCATTCACCACATCTGCTACGAGGTCGAGGACATCCTGGCCGCCCGCGACAAGCTGAAGGCCACCGGCGCCCGGGTGCTGGGCGATGGCGAGCCGAAGATCGGCGCTCATGACAAGCCCGTGCTGTTCCTGCACCCCAAGGATTTCAACGGCACCCTGGTCGAGCTGGAACAGGCTTAG